From a single Micromonospora sp. WMMD1102 genomic region:
- a CDS encoding restriction endonuclease subunit S codes for MSGWQTSRLDDCCEIVSGATPKTNVKKYWDGEIRWATPKDVSGLSGAFIDDTPRKITRAGLNSCATSVLPAGSVLLSSRAPIGHVAINSVPMATNQGFKSLAPIPDRLNAKYLFHWLQMKRSYLDSLGNGATFKEISKAVVSSVEIPLPPMEEQRRIVEVLDRADKLRAMRRQALAHLDSLGQALFLSMFGEPRSNPKSWPMTPLRNLVSEFRYGTSNKSGAQGRPALRIPNVVRGALDLSEIKLVEVSSSDFNRLRLAEGDLLFVRTNGNPDFVGRCAVFDPHIVEHAGFPTGQYIYASYLIRTRLTTEFVLPIFVREFMGSTAGRAALRERCKTSAGQYNLNIQGLGSVLIPVPPLDLQRNFVDRVAEVETLREAHQSQLSKLDELFASLQDRAFRGEL; via the coding sequence ATGAGCGGCTGGCAGACTAGTAGACTCGACGACTGCTGCGAGATCGTGTCAGGCGCCACGCCCAAGACGAACGTCAAGAAATACTGGGACGGAGAGATCCGATGGGCGACACCAAAAGACGTTAGCGGTCTTTCTGGAGCATTCATTGACGACACGCCACGGAAGATCACTCGAGCTGGCCTAAATAGCTGTGCAACCTCCGTGCTTCCCGCAGGTTCTGTGCTGCTCAGTTCCCGTGCACCTATTGGTCATGTTGCCATTAATAGTGTTCCGATGGCAACGAATCAGGGATTCAAAAGTCTTGCACCAATCCCCGATCGACTGAATGCAAAATATCTCTTCCACTGGCTCCAAATGAAGCGATCCTACCTTGATAGCCTCGGGAACGGTGCTACATTCAAGGAAATCTCCAAGGCAGTCGTTTCATCTGTCGAGATTCCCCTGCCGCCAATGGAAGAGCAGCGGAGGATTGTCGAGGTGTTGGATCGGGCGGACAAGCTACGCGCTATGCGCCGCCAAGCACTCGCCCACCTCGATAGCCTCGGCCAGGCGCTCTTCTTGTCGATGTTCGGTGAGCCGCGTTCCAATCCGAAAAGCTGGCCGATGACACCGCTCAGAAACCTAGTCTCGGAGTTCCGCTACGGAACATCGAACAAGTCAGGCGCCCAAGGCAGGCCCGCGCTACGCATCCCGAATGTAGTTAGAGGTGCACTGGATCTATCTGAGATCAAACTTGTGGAGGTGTCTTCCTCCGACTTCAATCGTCTAAGATTAGCCGAGGGCGACCTGCTGTTTGTGCGAACAAATGGCAACCCTGATTTCGTGGGCCGATGTGCAGTCTTCGATCCGCATATCGTGGAACATGCCGGCTTTCCGACAGGCCAATATATATATGCGTCGTACTTGATCCGGACGCGGCTAACCACCGAGTTCGTTCTTCCTATTTTCGTAAGGGAATTCATGGGTAGCACTGCGGGGCGAGCGGCCCTGCGCGAGCGCTGCAAGACTTCTGCGGGCCAGTACAACCTTAATATCCAGGGTCTCGGCTCAGTGTTGATCCCAGTTCCTCCCCTCGATCTACAGCGGAATTTCGTAGACCGGGTTGCAGAGGTAGAGACATTAAGGGAGGCCCATCAGTCGCAGCTGTCCAAGCTGGACGAGCTGTTCGCCTCGTTGCAGGATCGGGCTTTCCGCGGGGAGCTGTGA
- a CDS encoding N-6 DNA methylase, producing MLLLRLLKPGGQAAVIVPDGVLFGSTKTHKELRRMLVDDHKLDAIVKLPGGVFKPYAGVSTAILFFTKTNSGGTDNVWFYEVTADGWSLDDKRAPLLTGEKLGPTPSLDFTEADHPKNNLPDVLARWAERNGTELKRARNEQSFCVPKDDIVAQDYDLSLSRYKEVIHEKIRYRTPLEILADLERIEAEIQQGTSNLKALLG from the coding sequence GTGCTTCTCCTGCGTTTACTCAAGCCCGGCGGCCAAGCAGCGGTGATCGTACCCGATGGAGTCCTTTTTGGATCGACCAAGACCCACAAAGAACTTCGTCGGATGCTCGTGGACGACCATAAGCTCGACGCGATCGTCAAGCTTCCCGGTGGCGTCTTCAAGCCGTATGCTGGGGTGTCGACTGCCATCCTCTTCTTCACGAAGACTAACAGCGGTGGCACCGACAACGTCTGGTTTTACGAGGTGACCGCCGATGGGTGGAGTCTCGACGACAAGAGGGCTCCATTACTCACAGGCGAGAAGCTTGGCCCGACGCCGTCACTTGACTTCACAGAGGCGGACCATCCGAAGAACAACCTGCCGGATGTCCTAGCGCGATGGGCGGAACGGAACGGCACCGAACTGAAGCGGGCACGGAACGAGCAGAGCTTCTGTGTTCCGAAGGACGACATCGTCGCCCAGGACTACGACCTCAGCCTCAGCCGCTACAAAGAGGTAATTCACGAGAAGATAAGATACCGCACACCTCTGGAGATCTTGGCAGACCTCGAACGGATTGAAGCCGAGATCCAGCAGGGAACGTCGAATCTGAAGGCGCTGCTCGGATGA
- a CDS encoding class I SAM-dependent DNA methyltransferase has protein sequence MITGELKSRIDRIWDAFWSGGISNPLEVIEQITYLLFIRRLDELHELAENKATRTGRPIERPIYPDGTDPLGRSYKDLRWSRFKNAEPGEMFEIVGQHVFPFLRTLGGDSSTYSTHMKDARFTVPNAALLSRVVDMLDDVSMDDRDTKGDLYEYMLGKIASAGHNGQFRTPRHIIRLMVEMIGPGPDDTICDPACGTAGFLMEASEYVRREHPHAFHDPKRNHHFHHDMFHGFDFDSTMLRVGSMNMLLHGVEHPVIEYRDSLAQSVSDEAEKYSVILANPPFAGSLDYESTARDCSRSSRPRRPNCCSWCFSCVYSSPAAKQR, from the coding sequence GTGATCACTGGTGAGCTGAAGAGTCGGATAGACCGGATCTGGGATGCCTTCTGGTCCGGTGGCATCTCCAACCCGCTTGAGGTGATCGAGCAGATCACTTACCTACTCTTCATCCGTAGGCTGGATGAGCTGCACGAACTCGCGGAGAACAAGGCCACCCGGACGGGCAGGCCGATCGAGCGCCCGATCTACCCCGACGGGACCGACCCGCTCGGCAGATCGTACAAGGACCTACGCTGGTCGCGCTTTAAGAACGCCGAGCCGGGCGAGATGTTCGAGATCGTCGGGCAACACGTCTTCCCGTTCCTGCGCACGCTCGGTGGTGACAGCTCCACCTACTCCACCCACATGAAGGACGCCCGGTTCACCGTCCCCAACGCCGCCCTGCTGTCGCGCGTGGTCGACATGCTCGACGACGTGTCGATGGACGACCGCGACACCAAGGGCGACCTATACGAGTACATGCTCGGCAAGATCGCCAGCGCCGGCCACAACGGACAGTTTCGGACTCCTCGGCACATCATCCGCCTCATGGTCGAGATGATCGGCCCCGGACCGGACGACACCATCTGCGACCCGGCGTGTGGCACCGCCGGGTTCCTAATGGAGGCCAGCGAGTACGTCCGGCGCGAACACCCGCACGCCTTCCACGACCCCAAGCGCAACCATCACTTCCACCACGACATGTTCCACGGCTTCGACTTCGACAGCACGATGCTCCGAGTCGGCAGCATGAACATGCTGCTGCACGGTGTCGAACATCCGGTCATCGAGTACCGCGACTCGCTCGCGCAGAGTGTCAGTGACGAGGCCGAGAAGTACTCGGTCATCCTCGCCAACCCGCCTTTTGCCGGGAGCCTTGACTACGAGAGCACGGCGAGGGACTGCTCCAGATCGTCAAGACCAAGAAGACCGAACTGCTGTTCCTGGTGCTTCTCCTGCGTTTACTCAAGCCCGGCGGCCAAGCAGCGGTGA
- a CDS encoding winged helix-turn-helix domain-containing protein — MNAAARVRREKVRMQAAAMFEESKPSTQIAAELRVSPKSVREWRRRWAAGGTAALASSGPGGSDCKLSEEQLGELADLLDRGPVEQGWPDARWTLARVVEVIERRFGVSYTLRGVSYLLHRIGYRQQVPTRRAIERDPEAIATWHRRRWPSVRG, encoded by the coding sequence ATGAACGCGGCAGCCCGGGTCCGGCGTGAGAAGGTCCGGATGCAGGCCGCGGCCATGTTCGAGGAGTCCAAACCGTCCACGCAGATCGCTGCTGAGCTGCGAGTTTCCCCAAAGTCGGTCCGTGAGTGGAGACGTCGCTGGGCTGCCGGCGGGACTGCGGCTCTGGCATCGTCGGGGCCGGGTGGTTCGGACTGCAAGCTCTCCGAAGAGCAGCTCGGTGAGCTTGCCGACCTGCTCGACCGGGGGCCGGTGGAGCAGGGCTGGCCCGACGCCCGGTGGACTCTGGCGCGGGTCGTCGAGGTGATCGAACGTCGTTTCGGCGTCTCCTACACGCTGCGCGGGGTGTCCTACCTGCTGCACCGCATCGGCTACCGCCAGCAGGTCCCGACCCGACGGGCGATCGAACGCGACCCCGAGGCGATCGCGACCTGGCACCGCAGGCGGTGGCCGTCGGTAAGAGGTTAG
- a CDS encoding transposase has protein sequence MAVGKRLAAARGAWICFQDEAGQVLRPPVAKTWARRGRTPVVEISGKGSGRVSIAGLVCLKPGERGRLMWRTRLHRGRKGERGSFSEDDYIAFLGQAHQRLRTPIVLIWDNLNTHVSRRMHALIAARPWLTVIRLPSYAPDLNPTEGVWRWIKRGLTNIAAHGADHLADLVKHRLRACQQQTDLLAGFFANTGMTLDPEPP, from the coding sequence GTGGCCGTCGGTAAGAGGTTAGCCGCGGCCCGCGGCGCCTGGATCTGCTTCCAGGACGAGGCCGGCCAGGTGCTGCGCCCGCCGGTAGCCAAGACCTGGGCACGCCGCGGCCGCACACCCGTCGTGGAGATCTCCGGCAAGGGCTCCGGACGGGTGTCGATCGCCGGCCTGGTCTGCCTCAAGCCCGGCGAACGCGGCCGGCTGATGTGGCGCACGCGGCTGCACCGCGGCCGCAAAGGCGAACGCGGCAGCTTCAGCGAGGACGACTACATCGCCTTCCTCGGCCAGGCTCACCAGCGGTTACGTACACCGATCGTGCTGATCTGGGACAACCTCAACACCCACGTCAGCCGCCGCATGCACGCCCTGATCGCGGCCCGGCCGTGGCTGACCGTGATCCGGCTGCCGTCGTACGCACCCGATCTCAACCCGACCGAAGGAGTCTGGCGATGGATAAAACGCGGCCTGACCAACATCGCCGCCCACGGCGCCGACCACCTCGCCGACCTGGTCAAACACCGCCTACGCGCCTGCCAGCAACAGACCGATCTCCTCGCCGGCTTCTTCGCCAACACCGGCATGACCCTCGACCCCGAACCACCGTGA
- a CDS encoding winged helix-turn-helix domain-containing protein, with translation MTIRTPDYLRIVNGITEQIRSGELTPGDKLPTYSQLAEHYKVGLSTAQAALRVLRERGFIESHPGKGTYVAENPPQA, from the coding sequence ATGACCATCAGGACGCCCGACTACCTGCGGATCGTGAACGGCATAACCGAACAGATCCGCAGCGGTGAGCTGACACCTGGCGACAAGCTGCCGACCTACAGTCAGCTCGCCGAGCACTACAAGGTCGGCCTCTCGACTGCGCAGGCGGCGTTGCGCGTCCTCCGCGAACGCGGCTTCATCGAGAGCCACCCGGGCAAGGGCACCTACGTGGCAGAGAATCCGCCACAGGCGTAG
- a CDS encoding DNA-binding protein, which yields MRLMGAHEIRMRLGGISRQRVYAITSHRAFPAPIAELQQGKVWRASDVEKWIAKHRPELVGEGDDEQ from the coding sequence ATGCGACTGATGGGCGCACACGAGATCCGGATGCGGCTGGGTGGGATCAGCCGGCAACGGGTCTACGCCATCACGTCCCACCGGGCGTTTCCGGCACCGATCGCCGAACTGCAACAGGGCAAGGTGTGGCGCGCGTCCGACGTCGAGAAGTGGATCGCGAAACACCGCCCGGAGCTGGTCGGCGAGGGCGACGACGAGCAGTAA
- a CDS encoding DivIVA domain-containing protein codes for MIYRARRRIEPPQVRAATFGARWRGLDPEEVYAYLGRLADELEYLRQAENMARTEVERFRQALRQWQTRHARCWIVDPHRHTPNRGHW; via the coding sequence ATGATCTATCGAGCCCGGCGGCGCATCGAGCCGCCCCAGGTCCGTGCCGCCACCTTCGGTGCGCGGTGGCGCGGCCTAGACCCCGAAGAGGTGTACGCCTACCTCGGCCGCCTCGCCGACGAACTGGAGTACCTGCGGCAGGCCGAGAACATGGCCCGCACCGAGGTGGAGCGCTTCCGGCAGGCGCTGCGGCAGTGGCAGACCCGGCACGCCCGCTGCTGGATCGTCGACCCGCACCGACACACGCCGAACCGGGGGCACTGGTGA
- a CDS encoding helix-turn-helix transcriptional regulator, giving the protein MSEFHDWEEVRAELHDGDDDALAVERARTEAWGNAFHLAEERKRLGLTQRQVAELMGVTPGRVSQIENGDLDVNEVATLSRYARALGARMRIIFDYGNDLRQIA; this is encoded by the coding sequence GTGAGCGAGTTCCACGATTGGGAGGAAGTCCGCGCGGAGCTGCACGATGGTGACGACGACGCGCTCGCCGTGGAACGTGCCCGCACCGAGGCGTGGGGCAACGCTTTCCACCTGGCTGAGGAACGCAAGCGGCTGGGCCTCACCCAACGTCAGGTTGCTGAACTGATGGGCGTGACGCCCGGTCGTGTCAGCCAGATCGAGAACGGCGACCTGGACGTCAACGAGGTTGCCACGCTGAGTCGTTACGCTCGTGCGCTCGGTGCACGGATGCGGATCATCTTCGACTACGGCAACGACCTACGCCAGATCGCATGA
- a CDS encoding HSP90 family protein — protein MGYTFHVDLRGIVDLLSHHLYASPQVYVRELMQNAVDAIAARRIGEPGVRGDVRFESPTSTGDGTLRIHDSGIGLTEEQVHELLATIGRSSKRDDFGFARQEFLGQFGIGLLSCFLVADEIRVWTRQGDAPTVEWTGYADGRYEVELAPADRQRPEPGTTVTLAPRRDMEHWLDAETVHRLAALYGSMLPIPVRVDDLPVTAGPAPWETDPAESGLARRSRLATYAQEVFGFTPFATVDLAVPEAGLRGVAFVLPAPANPATRVAHRVYLKRMLLSESIEGLLPEWAFFVRCVVDTSELRPTASREALYEDSLLEQVREALGDRLRGWLTQLGRSGSQQLAEFLRIHHLGVKALAVHDDEMLRLVDQWWPFDTNQGRLTLAEFRDRFGAVRYTPSVDEFRQIASVAAAQSIPVVNAGYVYEAELVARLPDLDPAIQVEALSSTDLAAELEPLDPATALTVRPFLATAQRTLDRFGVEVQVNAFDPISLPALYLLDGDTALQMDLRQRQQEADETWTAILGSLTAGHDDRPRLVLNHRNPLVRQAIGVGDEQLTVLAVEGLYVQALLLGHQPLRPVDTAALNQSFLGLLGRAMAAGTEPSKSEPPSKSEPPSKSEPPSKSEPPSKSEPPLKSESESEPSGSEEDR, from the coding sequence GTGGGATACACGTTCCATGTCGATCTGCGGGGCATTGTCGATCTGCTCAGCCATCATCTCTATGCCAGTCCGCAAGTCTACGTCCGGGAGCTGATGCAGAACGCGGTTGACGCGATCGCCGCCCGGCGGATCGGCGAGCCCGGCGTCCGGGGCGACGTCCGGTTCGAGTCACCCACCTCGACCGGCGACGGGACGCTGCGGATCCACGATTCCGGCATCGGGCTGACCGAGGAGCAGGTGCACGAACTGCTCGCCACCATCGGCCGCAGCTCCAAGCGGGACGACTTCGGCTTCGCCCGGCAGGAGTTCCTCGGCCAGTTCGGCATCGGCCTGCTCTCCTGCTTCCTGGTCGCCGACGAGATCCGGGTCTGGACCCGGCAGGGCGACGCCCCCACAGTGGAGTGGACCGGCTATGCCGACGGCCGCTACGAGGTCGAGCTGGCACCCGCCGACCGGCAGCGCCCCGAACCGGGCACCACCGTCACCCTGGCGCCCCGGCGGGACATGGAGCACTGGCTGGACGCCGAGACCGTGCACCGGCTCGCCGCGCTCTACGGCTCGATGCTGCCGATCCCGGTACGCGTCGACGACCTGCCGGTCACCGCCGGGCCGGCACCCTGGGAGACGGATCCGGCGGAGAGCGGCCTCGCCCGGCGGAGCCGGCTGGCGACGTACGCCCAGGAGGTTTTCGGGTTCACGCCGTTCGCCACAGTCGACCTGGCGGTGCCGGAGGCGGGGCTGCGGGGTGTCGCCTTCGTGCTGCCGGCCCCGGCGAACCCGGCGACCCGGGTCGCGCACCGGGTCTACCTCAAGCGGATGCTGCTGTCGGAGAGCATCGAGGGGCTGCTGCCGGAGTGGGCGTTCTTCGTCCGCTGCGTGGTCGACACCAGCGAACTGCGGCCGACCGCCAGCCGGGAGGCGCTCTACGAGGACTCGTTGCTGGAGCAGGTGCGCGAGGCCCTCGGCGACCGGTTGCGCGGCTGGCTGACCCAGCTCGGCCGGAGCGGGTCGCAGCAGCTCGCCGAGTTCCTCCGGATCCACCATCTCGGGGTCAAGGCGCTTGCGGTGCACGACGACGAGATGCTGCGCCTGGTCGACCAGTGGTGGCCGTTCGACACCAACCAGGGCCGGCTCACCCTCGCCGAGTTCCGGGACCGGTTCGGAGCCGTCCGCTACACCCCCTCGGTCGACGAGTTCCGGCAGATCGCCTCGGTCGCCGCCGCCCAGTCGATTCCGGTGGTGAACGCCGGCTACGTCTACGAGGCCGAGCTGGTGGCCCGGCTGCCGGACCTCGACCCGGCGATCCAGGTCGAGGCGCTCAGCTCGACCGACCTCGCCGCCGAGCTGGAGCCCCTCGACCCGGCGACCGCGCTGACCGTACGCCCGTTCCTGGCCACCGCGCAGCGCACCCTGGACCGGTTCGGCGTCGAGGTGCAGGTCAACGCCTTCGACCCGATCAGCCTGCCCGCGCTCTATCTGCTGGACGGCGACACCGCCCTGCAGATGGACCTGCGGCAGCGGCAGCAGGAGGCCGACGAGACGTGGACGGCGATCCTCGGATCGCTCACCGCCGGGCACGACGACCGGCCCCGGCTCGTCCTCAACCACCGCAACCCGCTGGTCCGGCAGGCGATCGGCGTCGGTGACGAACAGCTGACCGTGCTGGCTGTCGAAGGTCTGTACGTCCAGGCCCTGCTCCTCGGCCATCAGCCGCTGCGCCCGGTCGACACCGCCGCGCTCAACCAGTCCTTCCTCGGGCTGCTCGGCAGGGCGATGGCCGCCGGCACCGAGCCGTCGAAGTCCGAGCCGCCGTCGAAGTCCGAGCCGCCGTCGAAGTCCGAGCCGCCGTCGAAGTCCGAGCCGCCGTCGAAGTCCGAGCCGCCGTTGAAGTCGGAGTCGGAGTCGGAGCCGTCGGGGTCGGAGGAGGACCGGTGA
- the nagA gene encoding N-acetylglucosamine-6-phosphate deacetylase: MTARISGKVVTPTGVIRQGCVELEGDRISAVAEYPSIRDGHWIVPGFVDIHSHGGGGHTFTTGGADEARAAAAFHLGHGTTSMLASLVSSPHELMREATEAYAPLVKEGVLAGVHYEGPYLSGVRCGAQNPKFLRDPSLDELTELLALGDGTVRMVTLAPELPGALAAIELLVSRRVVAAIGHTDASYEQVGAGVIAGATVATHLFNGMPSPHHREPGPVFALLGSPNVVCELVADGVHLHEGTLAFAAGVAGPDRAALITDAMAAAGMPDGEYELGGQPVVVADGTVRLATPDSSPASSPGAIAGSVLTMDVALRAAVAAGIPMVDACRMAATTPARAIGLGERRIGALLPGWRADVVVLDDDLNVVQVMRGGEWTD, encoded by the coding sequence ATGACCGCCCGGATCAGTGGCAAGGTGGTAACCCCGACCGGCGTGATCCGCCAGGGATGCGTGGAGCTGGAAGGCGACCGGATCTCGGCGGTCGCCGAGTACCCGTCGATCCGGGACGGGCACTGGATCGTGCCCGGCTTCGTCGACATACACAGCCACGGCGGCGGCGGACACACCTTCACCACCGGGGGCGCCGACGAGGCGCGGGCCGCTGCCGCCTTCCACCTCGGACACGGCACCACGAGCATGCTGGCCAGCCTGGTCAGCTCACCCCACGAGCTGATGCGGGAGGCCACCGAGGCGTACGCGCCGCTGGTCAAGGAGGGCGTGCTGGCCGGCGTGCACTACGAGGGGCCGTACCTGTCCGGGGTGCGCTGCGGGGCACAGAACCCGAAGTTCCTCCGCGACCCGTCGCTGGACGAGCTGACCGAACTGCTCGCCCTCGGCGACGGTACGGTCCGGATGGTCACCCTCGCCCCCGAACTGCCCGGTGCGCTGGCCGCGATCGAGCTGCTCGTCTCCCGGCGGGTCGTCGCCGCGATCGGGCACACCGACGCCAGCTACGAACAGGTCGGCGCCGGGGTGATCGCCGGGGCGACCGTCGCGACCCACCTCTTCAACGGCATGCCCAGCCCGCACCACCGGGAGCCGGGGCCGGTCTTCGCGCTGCTCGGCTCGCCCAACGTGGTCTGCGAACTGGTCGCCGACGGCGTACACCTGCACGAGGGCACCCTGGCGTTCGCCGCCGGGGTCGCCGGGCCGGACCGGGCGGCCCTGATCACCGACGCGATGGCGGCGGCCGGGATGCCGGACGGCGAGTACGAGCTGGGCGGCCAGCCGGTCGTGGTGGCCGACGGTACGGTCCGGCTGGCCACCCCGGACTCCTCGCCGGCCTCCTCCCCTGGCGCGATCGCCGGCAGCGTGCTGACCATGGACGTGGCACTGCGCGCGGCGGTGGCGGCCGGCATCCCGATGGTGGACGCCTGCCGGATGGCCGCCACCACCCCGGCCCGGGCGATCGGGCTCGGCGAACGGCGGATCGGTGCCCTGCTGCCCGGCTGGCGGGCCGACGTGGTGGTGCTGGACGACGACCTGAACGTCGTCCAGGTGATGCGCGGCGGCGAGTGGACGGACTGA
- a CDS encoding ROK family protein, whose product MVALDVGGTGMKCALVRPDGCVAHTERHPTGAERGPAAVVGSILDVAEGLAGKARADGLTPVAVGLAVPGVVDETTGRAVWSANLGFRDVPLRELVGARLGLPAALGHDVRAGGLAEARLGAGRGIRHVLFLAIGTGIAAAHVVDGAAFPGAHGAAGELGHVVVRPDGPRCGCGRLGCLEAVASAAAVGRRYTALAGVPVTAAEVVSRATGGEEAAARVWRETVDALADGLAVAQALYDTEAVVLGGGLAEAGAALLDPLGVALRQRLTFQTEPRLLRAALGDKAGSLGAALLALDAIDRSEDSDAIARSEDSEETT is encoded by the coding sequence GTGGTCGCCCTCGACGTCGGCGGTACCGGGATGAAGTGCGCCCTCGTCCGCCCCGACGGGTGCGTCGCGCACACCGAACGGCACCCCACCGGTGCCGAGCGCGGGCCGGCGGCGGTGGTCGGCAGCATCCTCGACGTGGCCGAGGGACTCGCCGGCAAGGCGCGGGCCGACGGACTGACCCCGGTCGCGGTCGGGCTCGCCGTGCCGGGGGTGGTCGACGAGACCACCGGCCGGGCGGTCTGGTCGGCCAACCTGGGCTTCCGGGACGTACCTCTGCGGGAGCTGGTCGGAGCGCGGCTCGGGCTGCCGGCGGCGCTCGGCCACGACGTGCGGGCCGGCGGCCTCGCCGAGGCGCGGCTCGGCGCCGGACGTGGCATCCGGCACGTGCTCTTCCTCGCCATCGGCACCGGGATCGCCGCCGCACACGTGGTCGACGGCGCGGCCTTCCCGGGGGCGCACGGTGCCGCCGGCGAGCTGGGCCACGTCGTCGTCCGCCCCGACGGGCCGCGCTGCGGCTGCGGACGGCTCGGCTGCCTGGAGGCGGTCGCCTCGGCCGCCGCCGTCGGCCGGCGCTACACGGCACTGGCCGGTGTCCCGGTCACCGCCGCCGAGGTGGTCAGCCGGGCGACCGGCGGTGAGGAGGCCGCCGCGCGGGTGTGGCGGGAGACGGTCGACGCCCTGGCCGACGGGCTGGCCGTCGCGCAGGCGCTCTACGACACCGAGGCCGTCGTGCTCGGCGGCGGGCTGGCCGAGGCCGGCGCCGCGCTGCTCGACCCGCTCGGGGTGGCGCTGCGGCAGCGGCTGACCTTCCAGACCGAGCCCCGGCTGCTGCGCGCGGCCCTCGGCGACAAGGCCGGCTCGCTCGGCGCCGCCCTGCTCGCCCTTGACGCAATCGACCGGTCGGAAGACAGCGACGCAATCGCCCGGTCGGAAGACAGCGAGGAGACGACATGA
- a CDS encoding sugar isomerase: protein MGHVDAEISSQPECWRQAAALAADSTAALPRPGERVAVVGCGTSWFMAMAYAVLRERAGHGETDAFQASEFPLDRRYDRVLAITRSGTTTEVLDILAALRDRRPSTVLVGDPASPAVDLAGQAVPMPFADERSVVQTRFATSALALLRAHLGTEVSALAADAEVAVRAPLPFDPARVEQITFLGRGWTVGIAHEAALKCREAATAWAEAYPAMDYRHGPISIAGPGRVVWAFGEIPDGLAEDIAATGAAFVHSRTHGVHAVIGGWAAGRTPVDPMADLILAQRFAVALAKGRGLDPDAPRHLSRSVVLT from the coding sequence ATGGGCCACGTCGACGCGGAGATCAGCAGTCAGCCCGAGTGCTGGCGACAGGCCGCCGCGCTGGCCGCCGACTCCACCGCCGCGCTACCCCGGCCCGGCGAGCGGGTCGCCGTCGTCGGCTGCGGCACCTCCTGGTTCATGGCCATGGCGTACGCGGTGCTGCGCGAGCGCGCCGGGCATGGCGAGACCGACGCCTTCCAGGCCTCCGAGTTCCCGCTCGACCGCCGCTACGACCGGGTGCTGGCGATCACCCGCTCCGGCACCACCACCGAGGTGCTGGACATCCTCGCCGCGCTGCGCGACCGTCGGCCGAGCACCGTACTGGTCGGCGACCCCGCCTCGCCGGCCGTGGACCTCGCCGGACAGGCCGTGCCGATGCCCTTCGCCGACGAGCGCTCGGTGGTGCAGACCCGGTTCGCCACCAGCGCCCTGGCCCTGCTCCGCGCCCACCTCGGCACCGAGGTCTCGGCACTGGCCGCCGACGCCGAGGTGGCGGTACGCGCCCCGCTGCCGTTCGACCCCGCCCGGGTCGAGCAGATCACCTTCCTCGGCCGGGGCTGGACGGTCGGGATCGCCCACGAGGCGGCGCTGAAGTGCCGCGAGGCGGCGACCGCCTGGGCCGAGGCGTACCCGGCGATGGACTACCGGCACGGCCCCATCTCGATCGCCGGCCCGGGGCGGGTGGTCTGGGCGTTCGGCGAGATCCCGGACGGGCTGGCCGAGGACATCGCCGCCACCGGGGCCGCCTTCGTGCACAGCCGGACCCACGGCGTGCACGCGGTGATCGGCGGCTGGGCGGCCGGGCGTACCCCGGTGGACCCGATGGCCGACCTGATCCTGGCGCAGCGCTTCGCGGTCGCCCTGGCCAAGGGGCGCGGCCTCGACCCGGATGCACCCCGGCACCTCAGCCGTTCCGTGGTACTCACGTGA